A genomic segment from Juglans regia cultivar Chandler chromosome 14, Walnut 2.0, whole genome shotgun sequence encodes:
- the LOC109003707 gene encoding uncharacterized protein LOC109003707 isoform X2, with protein sequence MMLCSSLRDRIRPWLRDYDRLQSFAVILIYIQIGCALIGSLGALYNGVLLINLAIALFALVAIESSSQSLGRTYAVLLFCAIFLDIFWFILFTHEIWDISSDNFGRKVIFSVKLTLAMQIIGCTVRLSSSLLWIQIYRLGVSYVDTRVPREADFDIRNSFLSPATPAALGQNHGVGEGGPASAAEASQLKLSVDRSFQAGDDEPQTV encoded by the exons ATGATGCTTTGTTCATCACTGAGGGATCGAATACGACCTTGGCTTCGCGATTACGACCGCCTTCAATCTTTCGCCGTCATCCTCATCTACATTCAG ATTGGTTGCGCATTGATTGGATCGTTGGGGGCATTGTACAACGGCGTGCTGCTCATTAATCTGGCCATAGCCTTGTTCGCACTGGTGGCCATAGAGAGTAGCAGTCAGAGCCTTGGGCGTACCTATGCGGTTCTCCTCTTCTGCGCCATCTTCCTCGATATCTTTTGGTTCATCCTTTTCACTCATGAGATTTG GGACATTTCTTCAGATAATTTTGGGagaaaagttatattttccGTGAAACTCACTCTGGCAATGCAGATCATTGGGTGTACTGTCAGGTTGTCTTCCTCGTTGTTGTGGATTCAGATTTACAGGTTGGGGGTCTCATATGTTGACACTAGAGTTCCTCGAGAAGCAGATTTTGATATAAGAAATAGTTTTCTGAGTCCTGCAACCCCCGCTGCCTTG ggTCAAAATCATGGTGTTGGTGAAGGTGGGCCTGCTTCTGCTGCTGAAGCTTCTCAGTTGAAGCTATCTGTGGATAGATCATTTCAGGCTGGAGAT GATGAGCCCCAAACAGTTTGA
- the LOC109003707 gene encoding uncharacterized protein LOC109003707 isoform X1 has translation MMLCSSLRDRIRPWLRDYDRLQSFAVILIYIQIGCALIGSLGALYNGVLLINLAIALFALVAIESSSQSLGRTYAVLLFCAIFLDIFWFILFTHEIWDISSDNFGRKVIFSVKLTLAMQIIGCTVRLSSSLLWIQIYRLGVSYVDTRVPREADFDIRNSFLSPATPAALVRQSSDSDDILGGSIYDPAYYSSLFDRQDNRCSYGGQNHGVGEGGPASAAEASQLKLSVDRSFQAGDDEPQTV, from the exons ATGATGCTTTGTTCATCACTGAGGGATCGAATACGACCTTGGCTTCGCGATTACGACCGCCTTCAATCTTTCGCCGTCATCCTCATCTACATTCAG ATTGGTTGCGCATTGATTGGATCGTTGGGGGCATTGTACAACGGCGTGCTGCTCATTAATCTGGCCATAGCCTTGTTCGCACTGGTGGCCATAGAGAGTAGCAGTCAGAGCCTTGGGCGTACCTATGCGGTTCTCCTCTTCTGCGCCATCTTCCTCGATATCTTTTGGTTCATCCTTTTCACTCATGAGATTTG GGACATTTCTTCAGATAATTTTGGGagaaaagttatattttccGTGAAACTCACTCTGGCAATGCAGATCATTGGGTGTACTGTCAGGTTGTCTTCCTCGTTGTTGTGGATTCAGATTTACAGGTTGGGGGTCTCATATGTTGACACTAGAGTTCCTCGAGAAGCAGATTTTGATATAAGAAATAGTTTTCTGAGTCCTGCAACCCCCGCTGCCTTGGTGAGACAATCCTCAGATTCTGATGACATTTTAGGAGGCTCAATCTATGACCCTGCTTATTACTCATCTCTCTTTGATCGTCAAGACAATAGATGTTCATATGGG ggTCAAAATCATGGTGTTGGTGAAGGTGGGCCTGCTTCTGCTGCTGAAGCTTCTCAGTTGAAGCTATCTGTGGATAGATCATTTCAGGCTGGAGAT GATGAGCCCCAAACAGTTTGA